A single region of the Pseudalkalibacillus berkeleyi genome encodes:
- a CDS encoding ATP-binding protein, translating to MKRIKEYFQTSLRKQFLGLMGCFILIFLIGAALLFIYDKSITDEFESKQQQLNEKDKYSEQLNREFTKAFFDARGYIAFGRQEFKESVNEQQTKVVITLDELREISSSQEDEQFINEAEVFISFYFNELIPSGFSNFENGNIDAIIQSSTSGGTSRINEFQNQLDAYNDSIQQEIEREQAQLKQQELQNEIAFVIFVLIILFTLMAIMRMMLKQVGIPLDEVATTAEKFAEDESYNQITFDTVRKDEIGKLSVAFEKMIHTIQEKEEHLLQQNEELIAQQDELIAQQDELESQQAELEHVVEVMQNRERQLERYNQFIKGISNSLDKKEVLGSVVKSMCSVMDAARGMIVLLNDQQSHAAFGISENGVQQFIRNINDGVQERVFETKKAFSIKRHSSGPEKGYHEETQFAFDLFIPVLSVNEQVEAIMVFSRFSEDFTDEEIERYESLAKQISISLQKIHHFEESEKERETTQDILNNVQEGIQLVDHDGTNLMVNSQMASLLNVDFAELYQSTYKDWKQHFIDQVGDAVSVGQYLDSIIDQEHITSNYLTYHVPSLEKVFQVYSERLYRGDEQIGTIFVHRDITKEFEVDQMKSEFVSTVSHELRTPLSSVLGFTELMLNKELKPERQKKYLTTIYQEAKRLTALINDFLDVQRMESGRQTYEKRYENLVPIVEEVVDQQQINAPNHDITILQETEHTTTLGDRDKLSQVFTNLVSNAIKYSPDGGKVCIKFYEDHGRLKIDIQDHGLGIPADSIEKLFTKFYRVDNSDRRRIGGTGLGLAIVKEIIKAHEGTIDVNSQLGEGTTFTVNLPNTTIQLDNEEDNAANGMNILVIEDDINLASLLKTELSDSGFQVKHFKDAESGIESMKELKPDAVVLDIMLEGSMTGWDVLERMKGDQAFSAIPIIVSTALDDKEKGYMLGATEYLVKPYQPSKLSKTILQVLLKQENVGQILVPENN from the coding sequence ATGAAGAGAATTAAGGAGTATTTCCAGACAAGCTTAAGGAAACAATTTCTAGGGTTGATGGGATGCTTCATACTTATTTTCTTAATAGGAGCGGCATTATTATTTATTTATGACAAATCGATTACGGATGAATTTGAAAGTAAGCAACAACAATTGAATGAGAAAGATAAATATTCCGAACAACTTAATCGGGAGTTTACGAAAGCGTTCTTTGATGCACGAGGGTATATCGCTTTCGGCAGACAAGAATTTAAAGAGAGTGTGAATGAGCAACAGACCAAAGTTGTAATTACATTAGATGAATTACGAGAAATATCGAGTAGTCAAGAGGATGAACAATTTATCAATGAAGCTGAAGTGTTCATTTCATTTTACTTCAATGAATTAATTCCAAGTGGATTTTCCAATTTTGAAAACGGGAATATTGATGCGATTATTCAATCATCTACTAGTGGTGGAACATCTAGAATTAATGAGTTTCAAAATCAACTAGATGCGTACAATGATTCCATTCAACAAGAAATCGAACGAGAACAAGCTCAACTTAAACAACAAGAGCTACAAAATGAAATTGCTTTTGTGATATTTGTACTCATCATTTTATTCACGTTAATGGCAATAATGAGAATGATGCTCAAACAAGTAGGTATACCATTAGATGAAGTTGCGACTACGGCTGAGAAATTTGCAGAAGATGAATCTTATAATCAAATTACATTTGATACTGTAAGAAAAGATGAAATAGGGAAGCTGTCTGTTGCGTTCGAAAAGATGATCCACACTATACAAGAAAAGGAAGAGCATCTTCTTCAACAAAATGAGGAACTGATTGCACAGCAAGATGAATTAATTGCGCAGCAAGATGAACTAGAGTCACAACAAGCTGAGCTTGAGCATGTTGTTGAAGTCATGCAAAACAGAGAAAGACAGCTAGAACGGTATAATCAATTTATCAAGGGCATTTCCAATTCACTAGATAAGAAGGAAGTGCTTGGCAGCGTTGTAAAAAGTATGTGTAGCGTAATGGATGCAGCAAGGGGAATGATTGTACTCTTAAATGATCAACAGTCTCATGCTGCTTTCGGGATTTCAGAAAATGGGGTCCAACAATTTATACGTAACATAAATGATGGTGTTCAAGAGCGTGTTTTTGAAACAAAGAAAGCTTTTTCCATCAAGCGTCATTCATCTGGACCAGAAAAAGGATATCATGAAGAAACTCAATTTGCTTTTGACTTGTTTATCCCTGTCTTATCTGTAAATGAACAAGTAGAAGCGATCATGGTATTTAGCCGATTTAGTGAGGACTTTACTGATGAAGAAATTGAGCGATATGAAAGTTTAGCGAAGCAAATATCCATATCCTTACAGAAAATTCACCATTTCGAGGAATCCGAGAAAGAACGTGAAACGACTCAGGATATCCTAAATAATGTGCAGGAAGGCATTCAGCTTGTTGATCATGACGGAACAAATTTAATGGTGAATTCTCAAATGGCTAGTTTATTAAATGTAGATTTTGCTGAACTCTATCAATCTACCTATAAGGATTGGAAACAGCACTTTATTGATCAAGTAGGAGATGCTGTAAGTGTCGGTCAATACTTAGATTCGATTATTGATCAAGAACACATTACCTCAAACTACCTTACCTATCATGTGCCATCTTTGGAAAAGGTGTTTCAAGTCTATTCAGAACGCCTTTATAGAGGGGATGAGCAGATTGGTACAATATTTGTGCATCGTGATATTACAAAGGAATTTGAAGTGGATCAGATGAAATCAGAATTTGTAAGTACGGTTAGTCATGAGCTCCGCACCCCACTTTCTAGTGTGCTAGGATTTACAGAGTTGATGCTTAACAAAGAGTTGAAGCCAGAGCGACAAAAGAAATATTTAACGACAATTTATCAAGAAGCGAAACGATTAACGGCATTGATTAATGATTTCCTTGATGTGCAAAGAATGGAGTCAGGACGTCAAACGTATGAGAAACGATACGAAAATCTTGTGCCAATTGTAGAAGAGGTTGTAGACCAGCAGCAGATTAACGCACCTAATCATGACATAACAATACTGCAAGAGACAGAGCATACTACAACTCTTGGGGATCGGGATAAGTTGTCCCAAGTGTTTACGAATCTAGTGAGTAATGCAATTAAATATTCACCAGATGGTGGTAAGGTTTGCATCAAATTTTATGAAGATCACGGTCGATTGAAAATTGATATTCAAGATCATGGTCTTGGGATACCAGCTGATTCAATTGAGAAATTGTTTACAAAGTTCTATCGCGTTGACAACTCAGACAGACGGAGAATTGGTGGGACTGGTTTAGGCCTTGCTATCGTGAAAGAAATCATTAAGGCACATGAAGGAACGATCGACGTGAATTCTCAGCTAGGTGAGGGAACAACGTTTACGGTAAATTTACCGAATACAACAATCCAGTTGGACAATGAAGAAGACAACGCCGCCAATGGAATGAATATCCTCGTTATAGAAGACGATATTAATCTTGCATCATTATTGAAAACAGAGCTATCAGACAGTGGGTTCCAAGTTAAACACTTTAAAGATGCAGAATCAGGAATAGAAAGCATGAAAGAACTAAAGCCTGATGCAGTCGTTCTAGACATCATGTTAGAAGGTAGTATGACCGGTTGGGATGTCCTTGAAAGGATGAAAGGTGACCAGGCATTTTCTGCAATTCCTATTATTGTTTCTACAGCTTTAGATGATAAAGAGAAGGGTTACATGCTAGGTGCTACGGAATATCTTGTGAAACCATACCAACCAAGCAAGCTTTCCAAAACGATTCTACAAGTATTGCTGAAACAGGAAAATGTAGGTCAAATATTGGTGCCAGAGAACAATTAA
- a CDS encoding acetoin utilization protein AcuC: MTKPVFIFSDQLLGYKFSNNHPFNPLRFKLTYELLKDAGILTDDQIVKPRKATDEEIKLVHNDDYVNAIKLAGEGLLPKAQESSFGLNTDDTPIFKDMHEASAWLVGATLTAVEQVFEGNSKKALSLGGGLHHGFRGRASGFCIYNDSSIAIEYMKQKYNARVLYIDTDAHHGDGVQWAFYDDPDVCTFSIHETGRYLFPGTGNVSEKGAGKGYGYSFNIPVDAFTEDDSWIPILEESIDEIAAFYKPDVIISQNGVDAHYWDPLTHLSVTMESYRKIPQIVNRAADKYANGRWIAVGGGGYDIWRVVPRAWSMIWAEMTGKDLKGPLPEEWRSKWQEKAPVDLPEFWDDVADLYAPIPRKQEICDKNDLMLQRALQHIRNEQKSM; encoded by the coding sequence ATGACGAAACCGGTTTTTATCTTCTCAGATCAACTTTTAGGCTATAAATTCAGTAATAATCACCCGTTTAATCCACTCAGATTTAAACTGACCTATGAACTATTAAAGGATGCTGGCATATTAACTGATGATCAAATCGTAAAACCAAGAAAAGCAACCGACGAGGAAATTAAGCTCGTTCATAACGATGATTATGTAAACGCTATCAAATTGGCTGGAGAAGGACTGCTTCCAAAAGCCCAAGAATCCAGCTTCGGCTTAAATACAGATGATACTCCGATTTTTAAGGATATGCATGAAGCGAGTGCATGGCTTGTCGGAGCTACACTAACGGCAGTCGAACAAGTCTTTGAGGGCAATTCGAAGAAAGCACTAAGCCTCGGCGGCGGCCTCCACCACGGATTTAGAGGGCGAGCGTCAGGTTTTTGCATTTATAATGATAGCTCGATAGCGATTGAATATATGAAGCAGAAATATAATGCCCGCGTGCTTTATATTGATACGGATGCTCACCACGGCGACGGCGTTCAATGGGCATTCTACGATGACCCAGATGTTTGTACGTTTTCCATACATGAGACCGGTCGTTACTTATTCCCGGGTACAGGGAACGTCTCGGAAAAAGGGGCAGGTAAGGGCTACGGATATTCATTCAACATACCAGTAGACGCCTTTACTGAAGACGATTCGTGGATTCCAATCTTAGAAGAATCTATTGATGAAATCGCAGCATTTTATAAACCTGATGTCATCATCAGTCAAAACGGGGTAGATGCGCACTATTGGGATCCGCTCACCCATCTATCAGTCACGATGGAGTCCTACAGAAAAATTCCTCAGATTGTGAACCGAGCAGCTGACAAGTACGCAAATGGACGTTGGATTGCAGTCGGTGGTGGTGGATATGACATCTGGCGTGTTGTTCCTAGAGCATGGTCAATGATCTGGGCAGAAATGACAGGTAAAGATTTGAAAGGACCTCTTCCAGAAGAGTGGCGATCGAAGTGGCAGGAAAAAGCCCCTGTTGATTTGCCAGAATTTTGGGATGATGTAGCCGATTTATATGCACCTATCCCAAGGAAACAAGAGATTTGTGATAAAAATGACTTAATGCTTCAAAGAGCACTTCAACACATTCGAAACGAGCAGAAATCTATGTAA
- a CDS encoding serine hydrolase, which yields MLEVIKKLSEVNEGEVGIVIYSPEERNVVASFNSDMGIPLASSGKIAIGFVITKWVMKNQFSWDEIIEDIRFDEHEDSHELYPHLQGMNELTLRNAVEVMIASHDNHLAKRIVSHCGGWDLINEELHTFFHRFHLTQDPLDINNAGNINELFLMLNEIYEGYIGDASLWEPLMNGLVRQRSLIEGIPSHHLNHMTGGLPTVLVHLGIIGEFHNKPLLYVIGVKDVPNRSENQESDQKVVEALQLMYKFTQ from the coding sequence TTGTTAGAGGTTATAAAAAAATTATCAGAGGTAAATGAAGGAGAAGTAGGTATAGTAATTTACTCTCCTGAGGAAAGAAATGTTGTCGCATCATTTAATAGTGATATGGGGATTCCACTTGCTTCTTCTGGAAAGATAGCAATTGGGTTTGTTATTACAAAATGGGTCATGAAAAACCAATTCTCCTGGGACGAAATTATAGAAGACATACGATTTGATGAACATGAAGACAGTCATGAGTTGTATCCTCATCTTCAAGGCATGAACGAGCTAACATTGAGAAACGCAGTTGAAGTGATGATCGCAAGTCATGATAACCATCTTGCAAAGAGAATCGTCAGCCATTGTGGGGGATGGGATTTAATTAATGAGGAGCTTCATACATTTTTTCATCGTTTCCATCTGACACAAGACCCGCTAGATATAAATAATGCAGGTAATATTAATGAATTGTTCCTTATGTTGAATGAGATTTATGAGGGATATATAGGTGATGCGTCACTTTGGGAGCCACTGATGAATGGACTAGTAAGACAACGGAGTCTAATAGAGGGCATACCAAGCCACCACTTAAATCATATGACAGGAGGACTGCCAACAGTTCTCGTTCATTTAGGCATAATTGGTGAGTTTCACAACAAGCCGTTGTTGTATGTTATTGGGGTAAAAGATGTACCGAACCGAAGTGAAAATCAAGAATCAGATCAAAAGGTGGTTGAGGCATTACAGCTTATGTACAAATTTACACAGTAA
- a CDS encoding glycosyltransferase family 2 protein: MINDIDWGLSLIYVGWFVFAFMLLVITFYTVLLIISLSQLRNSYQLDDWEPYEELLDFSQTKPVSILVPVYNESSGIIATVRSLLSTQYPEYEIIVINDGSTDDSLEKLIDSFQLVKTNRVIRQQLETEEIKGVYQSNIFKQLLVIDKENEGKSGALNAGINLSSYPYFCSIDGDSVIERNAFLKVMKPIIESDGDVIASGGSIRIANGCDIESGEIVKVGLSRRPLVIMQVVEYLRAFLMGRIGLSRHNLLLIVSGAFGVFSKSWVIEAGGYNKTVGEDMELVVRLHRLIREKKVDKKIVFVPDPVCWTEAPESMKDLRIQRKRWHRGLFESLWLHKKLIFNPKYGSIGLASMPYFLIIEFLGPVVELIGYLVMIISMFLGGVFVEFSILLFLMAVLYGSIFSMAAVLLEEWSVQKFPKVTDIIKLFFFSLTETLWFRPLTVLWRCEGIIDVILRRRGWGKMSRKGVSK; this comes from the coding sequence ATGATAAATGATATTGATTGGGGTTTATCCCTCATTTACGTAGGTTGGTTTGTTTTTGCATTTATGTTATTAGTCATTACTTTCTATACAGTATTACTTATTATTTCTTTATCACAATTAAGAAATTCATATCAGCTAGATGATTGGGAACCTTATGAAGAATTATTGGACTTCAGTCAAACTAAACCAGTTTCGATTCTTGTTCCCGTTTACAACGAATCTAGTGGCATTATCGCAACGGTCCGTTCCTTACTAAGTACACAATATCCTGAATATGAAATTATCGTCATTAATGATGGCTCCACGGATGATTCTTTAGAGAAATTAATCGATTCCTTTCAGTTAGTCAAAACGAACCGAGTCATCCGACAACAGTTAGAAACTGAGGAAATTAAAGGTGTATACCAATCTAATATATTTAAACAATTACTTGTAATAGACAAAGAGAATGAAGGGAAATCAGGAGCTTTAAACGCAGGGATCAATCTATCAAGCTATCCTTATTTCTGTTCGATTGATGGAGATTCAGTCATTGAGAGGAATGCCTTTCTTAAAGTAATGAAGCCAATTATTGAATCAGATGGAGACGTAATTGCATCAGGAGGGAGTATTCGTATTGCTAATGGTTGTGATATTGAAAGTGGAGAGATTGTTAAGGTCGGATTATCTCGCCGTCCACTTGTCATTATGCAAGTAGTTGAATACCTCAGAGCATTCTTAATGGGAAGAATCGGCCTTAGTAGACATAATCTACTATTGATTGTATCAGGAGCTTTTGGCGTGTTTTCAAAGAGTTGGGTCATTGAAGCAGGTGGATATAACAAGACAGTCGGAGAAGACATGGAATTGGTCGTTAGACTCCATCGTCTTATTCGAGAGAAAAAGGTTGATAAGAAAATTGTCTTTGTTCCAGACCCCGTATGTTGGACGGAGGCACCTGAATCTATGAAAGACCTTCGTATCCAAAGAAAACGTTGGCATAGAGGTTTATTTGAAAGCTTATGGCTGCATAAGAAGCTGATCTTTAATCCTAAATATGGTTCGATAGGTTTAGCTTCAATGCCGTATTTTCTTATTATTGAGTTCCTAGGACCTGTAGTTGAGTTAATAGGCTATTTAGTAATGATCATTTCCATGTTTTTGGGCGGTGTCTTTGTAGAGTTTTCCATCTTACTTTTCTTAATGGCGGTCTTGTATGGTTCAATCTTTTCAATGGCAGCAGTTCTACTAGAGGAATGGTCAGTTCAAAAATTTCCTAAAGTCACAGACATCATAAAACTCTTCTTCTTTTCTCTAACAGAGACATTATGGTTCAGGCCGTTAACTGTTCTATGGCGGTGTGAAGGCATAATTGATGTGATTCTGAGAAGAAGAGGCTGGGGAAAGATGTCAAGAAAAGGGGTTTCCAAATAG
- a CDS encoding cupin domain-containing protein — protein sequence MEFYQFNQKVGKVIKKYDSNFIMSRIVMTTKPAHIGCMHLAAKDIIGYHQAVVPQLLLIVNGEGLVRGEDDEYFNVRAGDAIYWEKDEWHETKTETGLTAIVIESKELDPASFMTKK from the coding sequence ATGGAATTTTATCAATTTAACCAAAAGGTTGGAAAAGTGATTAAGAAGTACGATTCCAACTTTATCATGTCGAGAATAGTGATGACTACAAAACCTGCACACATTGGGTGCATGCATTTAGCGGCGAAAGATATCATCGGTTATCATCAAGCTGTTGTTCCGCAGTTGTTGCTGATTGTAAATGGAGAAGGTTTAGTAAGAGGAGAGGATGACGAATATTTCAACGTAAGAGCTGGTGATGCAATATATTGGGAGAAAGACGAATGGCATGAGACAAAAACCGAAACAGGCCTAACTGCAATCGTAATAGAAAGCAAAGAGCTAGACCCTGCTTCATTTATGACCAAGAAATAA
- a CDS encoding sodium:solute symporter family protein encodes MNLAVLIPICIVYIGIMSALAYYGYKKTTSEADYLVGGRNIHPAVMALSYGATFISTSAIIGFGGAAGVFGMGLLWLAFLNIVLGIFVAFAIFGTKIRRLSLELDASTFPSLLGKRYKSNFITVFAGAMIFVLMPAYTSIVLIGGARFLEESLAMNFNIALLILASIIALYVISGGIKAVMYTDAFGAVIMLIGMALFLFVTYQAVGGFMEGHRGLAAMKEMVPQPLVDGGHLGWTSMPAFGSPLWWTMVSTIIMGVGVGVLAQPQLAMRCMTVKDDRALYRSVLVGGVFILFMTGAAFAIGPLSNLYFFNTTGEIALTVAGGNTDLIIPKLINDIMPNWFIYLFTLTLLSATISTVSSLIHVQATAFGQDILKTLGIKKMFGKKMNFSRVGVILGMIAAVILAYILPAGVIATATAFWFGICGAAFLPALIGAFYWKGATRAGATYSIITGFTVSILGFLFLHVKEASALGISKALFGQETLLEFPWTHIDPLFYALPLSTLVFITVSLMGVKERHEGQYEQTQKQAQ; translated from the coding sequence ATGAATCTTGCCGTATTAATACCGATTTGTATTGTTTACATAGGAATCATGTCAGCACTAGCCTACTATGGCTACAAAAAAACCACATCTGAAGCAGATTATCTAGTAGGGGGTAGAAACATTCATCCAGCTGTAATGGCATTATCATACGGTGCAACATTTATAAGTACGTCTGCAATCATTGGTTTCGGTGGGGCTGCTGGCGTATTTGGGATGGGGCTATTGTGGCTTGCTTTTCTTAATATCGTATTGGGCATTTTTGTTGCCTTTGCTATATTTGGTACGAAAATACGGAGGTTATCTTTAGAATTAGATGCCTCAACGTTCCCCTCTTTATTAGGTAAAAGATACAAATCCAATTTCATAACGGTCTTTGCTGGTGCAATGATTTTCGTCTTAATGCCTGCTTACACGAGTATTGTTTTAATTGGAGGGGCTCGATTCCTAGAAGAATCTCTCGCAATGAATTTCAACATTGCATTGTTGATTCTCGCTTCAATCATCGCTTTGTATGTCATTAGTGGTGGCATTAAAGCTGTCATGTATACCGATGCTTTTGGTGCGGTCATTATGCTGATTGGTATGGCGCTTTTTCTTTTCGTCACGTATCAAGCGGTTGGTGGGTTTATGGAAGGTCACAGGGGATTAGCTGCTATGAAGGAGATGGTGCCACAACCATTGGTGGATGGCGGTCATTTAGGGTGGACAAGCATGCCAGCCTTCGGTTCACCACTATGGTGGACGATGGTTAGTACAATTATTATGGGTGTTGGTGTAGGGGTGCTTGCTCAACCTCAGCTTGCGATGAGATGTATGACGGTGAAAGATGACCGTGCGTTATATAGATCTGTATTAGTCGGAGGCGTCTTCATCTTATTCATGACAGGTGCAGCATTTGCAATTGGTCCATTGAGTAACTTGTATTTCTTCAATACAACTGGAGAAATTGCTTTAACTGTAGCGGGTGGAAATACTGATTTAATTATACCTAAGCTCATTAATGACATTATGCCAAATTGGTTTATCTACCTCTTTACTTTGACATTACTCTCTGCTACGATTTCAACGGTTTCTTCACTCATCCATGTTCAGGCAACTGCGTTTGGACAAGATATATTAAAAACACTGGGCATCAAAAAAATGTTTGGGAAAAAGATGAACTTCTCTCGTGTCGGTGTAATTCTTGGAATGATCGCAGCGGTCATTCTCGCATACATTCTCCCTGCCGGGGTAATCGCAACAGCTACTGCTTTCTGGTTTGGTATTTGTGGGGCAGCGTTCTTACCAGCTTTAATCGGTGCTTTTTATTGGAAAGGAGCGACAAGGGCAGGTGCTACCTATAGTATCATTACCGGATTTACAGTAAGTATTTTAGGGTTCCTTTTCCTCCATGTAAAAGAAGCTTCAGCACTCGGCATTTCAAAAGCACTGTTCGGTCAAGAAACGCTGCTCGAGTTCCCATGGACGCACATCGATCCGTTATTTTATGCCCTACCTTTATCGACACTCGTATTTATTACGGTCAGCTTGATGGGAGTTAAGGAAAGGCATGAAGGACAATATGAACAAACACAGAAACAAGCACAATAA
- a CDS encoding symporter small accessory protein — MMLGMEDGLVGLAWIGTLLAAIGCIVFGAVMWNRGGDDSQ, encoded by the coding sequence ATGATGTTAGGTATGGAAGATGGACTTGTCGGTCTTGCTTGGATTGGCACATTACTTGCCGCAATAGGATGTATTGTATTTGGAGCGGTGATGTGGAATCGTGGAGGTGATGATTCACAATGA
- a CDS encoding MFS transporter — MNKQLMILLIGRIITNIADSLYMIATIWYVKTTTDSAFLIGLTSAIAMLPVTLQFLYGPMIDRFSKRKILFFAEIGQGSLIAVISVLFFTNALWLPLLFFLMFLALALSEATYPTESALIESLSDKKDLTKVNSVFACSYQTLDIISDAISGILIVFVGLGVIYVSNSILLIGTGLLFLFYLKVPKSKKEDQTTSLKFLAQYKNDFIDGYQVIKKQHTLLNIMFGVIVINVMATMGLAMLPVISSNSAEFGFWLTAMSVGTLVGTVLASKLEHIPLNRIMPYTSLFSGVCWMVAFSQNDKTVYSYVLFGFAWIGIGLLAIFVQTIIQVNLPKGYLGIGFAFISSILGSLSPLGYFLGGLFGELSSGPLILMLSGLGYFGFTIYFLVHPKLKKLNTNISTNFG; from the coding sequence ATGAATAAACAATTAATGATCTTATTAATTGGAAGAATCATTACAAACATCGCAGATAGTTTATATATGATTGCAACAATCTGGTATGTAAAGACAACGACTGATTCCGCATTCCTAATTGGCCTAACCAGTGCGATTGCCATGTTACCAGTGACATTACAATTCCTATATGGACCGATGATCGATCGATTTTCAAAGCGCAAAATTCTGTTTTTTGCTGAAATAGGACAAGGAAGTTTAATAGCTGTCATTAGCGTGTTATTCTTCACAAATGCTTTATGGTTACCTTTACTTTTTTTCCTCATGTTCCTTGCACTAGCATTATCTGAAGCCACTTATCCAACTGAAAGTGCTTTAATTGAAAGTCTATCAGACAAGAAAGACCTTACTAAAGTAAATTCAGTATTTGCATGTTCATACCAAACATTAGACATCATTTCCGATGCCATATCTGGTATTCTGATTGTTTTTGTTGGACTAGGTGTAATTTACGTATCCAACAGCATATTACTTATCGGTACCGGTTTACTCTTTCTATTTTACTTAAAAGTCCCAAAATCGAAGAAGGAAGACCAAACCACAAGCCTCAAATTTCTGGCGCAATACAAGAACGATTTTATCGATGGCTATCAGGTTATTAAAAAACAGCACACATTGTTGAATATCATGTTCGGAGTAATCGTAATCAATGTTATGGCTACGATGGGCTTAGCAATGTTACCGGTGATCTCATCCAATTCAGCTGAATTTGGTTTTTGGTTAACCGCGATGTCAGTCGGTACTTTAGTTGGTACAGTTCTAGCGAGTAAGTTAGAACATATACCATTAAATCGCATCATGCCATATACATCCCTTTTTTCTGGTGTATGTTGGATGGTCGCCTTTTCTCAAAATGATAAAACCGTATATTCTTATGTTTTGTTTGGCTTTGCATGGATTGGTATAGGATTGTTGGCAATCTTTGTTCAAACTATTATTCAAGTAAACCTACCAAAAGGTTACTTGGGAATTGGGTTTGCATTCATTTCATCCATCCTTGGCTCGTTAAGCCCTCTTGGATACTTTCTTGGAGGCCTGTTCGGTGAATTGAGTTCCGGACCGCTCATTTTGATGTTATCTGGACTTGGATACTTTGGGTTTACAATATACTTCTTAGTTCATCCAAAGCTTAAAAAACTAAACACAAACATAAGTACAAATTTCGGATAA
- a CDS encoding class I SAM-dependent methyltransferase, translated as MDNRWNELIYKFWSPMYDKFFNSGQFLSARKEIFQNQIFDKHQKVLLVGVGTGADLEQISYKELNVTAIDYSSDMLKKAREKFKDSSIQFVKMDAQDMNFSDHHFDVVIGSLVVSVVPDAEKCLKEMLRVLKPNGEMIIFDKFAPKNKQLSPLKKAIRPFIKRLGTDIGINFEKLIENHTYTLTVTEDQSIMFNGMYRKILIKKIMS; from the coding sequence ATGGATAATCGTTGGAATGAACTGATCTATAAGTTTTGGTCTCCTATGTATGATAAGTTTTTTAACAGTGGGCAATTTCTCAGTGCACGAAAAGAGATATTCCAAAATCAAATATTTGATAAACACCAAAAGGTATTGCTTGTCGGAGTAGGTACAGGAGCTGATTTAGAACAAATTAGCTACAAAGAATTAAATGTCACTGCCATAGATTATTCTAGTGATATGCTAAAAAAGGCTAGAGAAAAATTTAAAGATTCATCGATACAATTTGTAAAAATGGACGCTCAAGATATGAATTTTAGTGATCATCACTTTGATGTAGTGATAGGAAGCCTTGTAGTATCGGTTGTTCCGGATGCAGAAAAGTGTCTTAAAGAAATGCTGAGAGTATTGAAACCAAATGGAGAAATGATCATTTTTGATAAGTTCGCACCAAAAAATAAACAACTTTCCCCGCTCAAAAAAGCCATTAGACCGTTCATAAAAAGACTAGGTACAGACATAGGAATTAACTTTGAGAAATTGATTGAAAATCATACATATACTTTAACTGTTACAGAAGACCAATCCATTATGTTCAATGGCATGTACAGAAAGATTCTTATCAAGAAAATAATGTCATAG
- a CDS encoding response regulator transcription factor, giving the protein MANILLAEDEEVLRMLVMDTLEDEGHEIDEACDGQEAIHFIKENTYDLILLDYMMPLYTGLEVIEQVRNIPEKKDTKIMMLSAKSQKVDQLRVLDAGADYFMAKPFSPLELVNKIEEILNEEN; this is encoded by the coding sequence GTGGCAAATATCTTACTTGCTGAAGATGAAGAAGTTTTGCGTATGTTAGTAATGGATACTTTGGAGGATGAGGGGCATGAAATTGATGAGGCATGTGACGGTCAAGAGGCTATTCATTTCATTAAGGAAAATACATATGATCTCATTCTATTAGATTACATGATGCCGTTATACACTGGTTTAGAAGTCATTGAGCAAGTTAGAAACATACCTGAAAAGAAGGACACAAAGATCATGATGCTCTCAGCAAAAAGTCAAAAGGTCGATCAGTTGAGAGTGCTAGATGCTGGAGCTGATTATTTCATGGCAAAACCATTTAGTCCCCTTGAGTTAGTAAATAAAATAGAGGAGATCCTGAATGAAGAGAATTAA